One genomic region from Enterobacter hormaechei ATCC 49162 encodes:
- a CDS encoding DinI family protein, whose protein sequence is MFVELVYDKRNVDGLVGAREIILAELTKRVHQIFPDAEVRVKPMQANALNSNASKSDREKLNRMLEEMFDESDMWLTSESPTVRQVGI, encoded by the coding sequence ATGTTCGTTGAGCTGGTCTATGACAAGCGTAATGTTGATGGTTTGGTTGGCGCCAGAGAGATTATTCTGGCTGAGCTAACGAAGCGGGTGCACCAGATTTTCCCTGATGCCGAAGTGAGGGTTAAGCCGATGCAGGCGAACGCCTTAAACAGCAACGCCAGCAAAAGTGATCGTGAAAAACTGAACCGAATGCTGGAAGAAATGTTTGATGAATCTGACATGTGGTTAACTTCAGAATCACCTACCGTTCGTCAGGTTGGTATTTGA